The following is a genomic window from Ethanoligenens harbinense YUAN-3.
GCTCATCTGTGTTGTCTATTCCTATCTGGTGTTCCGGAAGATCGACAAGCACCGGTAAGTGCGCTTGGCCGGGGCAGAGGCAGCAAAACCGTTTTGTGTTTTGACCATATGGAGGACTTTTTTATGCCGCACGTTGAGAAAGGTTGCATCTCCGGGCAGCCGCAGGATGTGCCCGCCGTGGCGTTGGTCGGCGACTCGCTGGTGGAATATTTTCCTATAGATGAACTGTATCAGGGGCCTGTCCGTCTCTACAACCGCGGCGTTGCGGGGGACACCACGTATGATATTCTGGCGCGGTTGGATGGAGCGGTCGCTTCCCTCCGGCCGGACACCGTCATTATTCTGGCGGGGGTGAACGACCTGATGCCGTTTGTGCCGCATAATACCAAGGAGGAGATCGTGTCCCGCATCGTGGAGATCGGGAAACGGACCGTGGCGGCCATGCCGGGTGTGCGTATCTGTGTGCAGTCGCTCTACCCCGTGCATGAAGCGGATGGACAGGGACTCTTGAACGCCGCGGGCAACGCGGCTATCCGCGCCATCAACAGGCTGCTGCGGGAGCAATGCATCGCCAATGGGTTCACCTATATCGATGTCCACTCCCATCTGCTGGACAATGCCGGGCAGTTGGACGCGCACCTGACGCTGGACGGTCTCCACGTCAACAGGGGCGCCTATGAAATCATTCTGGAACTGCTCCGGCCGTATTTTGCCAACGTCGGGGACGAACCGGTGACATAAGTGACGTTCGGTTTTGTCTTTGAAGCACACCGGATCCGCGTTTTCGCGGGGCTGGTGTGCTTTTTTGCAGAGCGGGGAGACTGGAGAATATCCTGTAAGCGTTTTTGCCGGGCAGACATGAAATGTTTACGATTTGTCTATGGAATTCTCATGTGTTTTTGATAATTGTCGTTTATACTGATATCAAATCAATTGTTGAGCGGAGAAAAAGCGCTTCGCTTAGATGCTCCGATCGGAATAAAGATCCATTGCCATATACAGCATGCGGAAAGGGGGACTGACCATGCAGGGGTTTTCTCAACAAAGGGACGCGCTGCACTGCCGTTTCCTGTCACTGGGCACCCTGAATGAGATTGATTTGTTTGCGGAAGCGGCGGACGCACTGGCGATGGCGGAAAAACGGGTGCGGGAAATCGACGATTGCATGTCCGTTTTCAAGCCGGACAGCGACATCTTCCGATTGAATGCTTTTGCCGGACGCAAAGCGGTGGAGCTGCATCCGGAAACACTGGCGCTGCTCGCATTGGCCAAAACCATCCACGCAGAGTCGCGGGGGGCGTTTGACATCACGGTGCGCCCGCTGACGAAACTATGGGCGATTGAAAAAAACAGGGAGACCGTCCCGGCCGAGCGCGAAATCGCCCGTGCGCGGAAGCTGGTGGACAGCCGGAAGCTGGTCTGCGATGCAAAACATGCGCGCGCTTTTTTAAAGAGATCGGGGCAGGCGGTCGATCTTGGCGGTATCGCCAAAGGCTATGCCGCGGATGAAGTGAAGCGCATCCTGTCGGAAAACGGCGTGCAAAACGCGCTCATCAATCTGGGTGGAAACATCGCCGCTGTCGGCACGCGGCCTGATGGGAGCCCATGGCATATCGGCATACAGAATCCGGCGGCGGCGCGGGGCACCTATATAGCCGTGCTCTCCATTGCCGACTGCTCGGTCGTCACATCGGGCAGCAACGAGCGGTTTTTCATACGGGACGGCGTGCGATACCATCACATTCTTGACCCGCGCACCGGCTGGCCCGTGCAGAATGGGCTTTTGAGCGTCACCGTGGTGTGCAGGCGGTCTGTGATAGCGGACGCGCTGTCTACCGCCCTGTTCGCAGGGGGAATGCGGTATCTTCCGCTTTTGCGCCAATATGACGCCGAAGCGGTGATCGCCACCGAACGTGGAGAACTGTATGCTACGCCGGGGCTTTCCGGCCGGTTGGAGATCGTATCGGACCAAACAGAAAAAAGGAGTCAGCGTCATGCCTAATCGAATATCCAGAATCCCGGTCATCCGCATCGTTCGCGCCGTTTCACAGGTTTTGTTTTTCATATTCCTGCCGGGCGTTTATTTCAGTGCCTTCAGCGGCGTGCAGCAGATCGTTCAGAGCATTCTGAACCACAGCTTCAATCCGGCGGTTTTGCTGCCGCAGATCGTTGCCACGGTGGCCGTCATTCCGCTGACGATGGTGTTGGGGCGGTTCTTTTGCGGGTGGATGTGCGCGTTTGGTTCGATGGGTGACTTCATCTATGAGATTTCCTCAAAAATCTGGAAACGCAAACCCCGCATCAGCGAGCGGCTCGACCGTGTGCTCAAGCTGGTGAAGTATGTTTGGCTGGCGGTTCTGGTTGTGGTGGTGTGGGCGCTGGGCTCCAAACTGTTTGCGTCTGCCGACCCGTGGGATGCGTTCGGCATGCTGTTCACGTTCGGGAAAGCGCCGGCGCTTTCTCTGGTGCTTACCACGTTGCTGCCTGCGTTTTTCCTGCTGGTGGGGATCATGGTCGGCTCGGTGTTCGTCCACCGCTTTTTCTGCCGGTATCTTTGCCCGCTGGGCGCCATTTTTGCCATCGTATCCAAAGTACGGGTGACGCATATACAAAAAGAAAGGACATCCTGCGGCAAGTGCCGCGCATGCACCAACGCATGCCCCATGGGCATTGCGCTGTATCGCAGCGACAAGGTCCGGTCCGGGGAATGCATCGCATGCATGGCCTGTGTTGCCGTCTGCCCGCGCAAAAACGCCACGCTTGCCATTTCGGAGAGCAGTGTGCGGCCCGCGGCCGCCGGTGTGATGGCGGCCGCCGTGATGGCCGGCACGTATTATGCCGGCACGTTTTCCACCAATCTGCTGAGCAGCAATACCGCGACGGCGGCTGGTGCGGCATCTTCCGATCAGGGGAGTACCGCGGGCAGCGCGTCCCTGGAGGGTTCACAGACTGCACCGTCGTCTTCCTCCTCGGCAGCCGCGTCCTCCCAGACATCTTCCGGCTATAAAGATGGTGTCTATCAGGGCACGGGCACAGGCTTCCGCGGCGGCACCACGACGGTTTCCGTCACTGTGCAAGACGGCAGGATAATGAGTGTGAGCACGGTTTCCACACAGGATGACACGTCGTTCTACAGCCGCGCGTATCCGACCATCACGCAGGCGATCATCCGTTCACAGTCCGCGCAGGTCGATGCCGTTTCCGGCGCTACCTACAGCAGCCGCGGCATCATGGAGGCTGTTGCCAATGCGCTGAGCAAGGCGCTGTAAAAGCCGCCCGGTCTGAGCGGACACCGGGATGCGGGAGCGGGCATATACTGGAAGCGAAAGCGAGGAGAGTATATGATGGATTATCCGAATCCGTATGCCCCGTATCCGGGCGAACCATTTCCGGCCGATACGCAGGGAGGCACCATCCCGATCATTCCGGTTGTACAGCAGTATGCCGCACCCGTTCAGAACCAGCCGTTCGATCCGGTTTTTGTCTATCCGCAGAACCTGCCTGGCGCACTTTCGCTGATCGGGCAGGCGGTGGCGGGCGAATCGGAGGATGCACAGTTTTATGAATGGCTGCTCCAGCGTGCGCCTTCGCCCGAAGACCGGCAGATCATCACCGGCATCCGCAACGATGAGCTGCATCACAACGGCTGGTTCCGCCAGCTCTATCTGGAGCTGACCGGCAGGCCGGTGCCGTCTATGCCGGGTGAAACGTTCATGCCCCCCGCAAACTATTGCGACGGGCTCCGTCGGGCCATTCAGGGGGAGCAGCACGCCGTGCAGAACTACCGCAAGATCTTGTTTGCCCTGCAAAACCGCGTACATATCAATGTGTTGACAGAGATCATCACCGACGAGCTTCGTCACGCCGTTCTGTATAATTACCTGTATGCCAAAAACAGCTGCAAGGCATGATATACCGCATGCTCCGAAGGCCGCCCTTTCGGGCGGCCTTTTTTATGCCTGAAAACAGAAAAAACGGCATCAAAGCCGTTTTTTGATACAAGCCATATAA
Proteins encoded in this region:
- a CDS encoding ferritin family protein, producing MMDYPNPYAPYPGEPFPADTQGGTIPIIPVVQQYAAPVQNQPFDPVFVYPQNLPGALSLIGQAVAGESEDAQFYEWLLQRAPSPEDRQIITGIRNDELHHNGWFRQLYLELTGRPVPSMPGETFMPPANYCDGLRRAIQGEQHAVQNYRKILFALQNRVHINVLTEIITDELRHAVLYNYLYAKNSCKA
- a CDS encoding 4Fe-4S binding protein, whose product is MPNRISRIPVIRIVRAVSQVLFFIFLPGVYFSAFSGVQQIVQSILNHSFNPAVLLPQIVATVAVIPLTMVLGRFFCGWMCAFGSMGDFIYEISSKIWKRKPRISERLDRVLKLVKYVWLAVLVVVVWALGSKLFASADPWDAFGMLFTFGKAPALSLVLTTLLPAFFLLVGIMVGSVFVHRFFCRYLCPLGAIFAIVSKVRVTHIQKERTSCGKCRACTNACPMGIALYRSDKVRSGECIACMACVAVCPRKNATLAISESSVRPAAAGVMAAAVMAGTYYAGTFSTNLLSSNTATAAGAASSDQGSTAGSASLEGSQTAPSSSSSAAASSQTSSGYKDGVYQGTGTGFRGGTTTVSVTVQDGRIMSVSTVSTQDDTSFYSRAYPTITQAIIRSQSAQVDAVSGATYSSRGIMEAVANALSKAL
- a CDS encoding GDSL-type esterase/lipase family protein — translated: MPHVEKGCISGQPQDVPAVALVGDSLVEYFPIDELYQGPVRLYNRGVAGDTTYDILARLDGAVASLRPDTVIILAGVNDLMPFVPHNTKEEIVSRIVEIGKRTVAAMPGVRICVQSLYPVHEADGQGLLNAAGNAAIRAINRLLREQCIANGFTYIDVHSHLLDNAGQLDAHLTLDGLHVNRGAYEIILELLRPYFANVGDEPVT
- a CDS encoding FAD:protein FMN transferase, which produces MQGFSQQRDALHCRFLSLGTLNEIDLFAEAADALAMAEKRVREIDDCMSVFKPDSDIFRLNAFAGRKAVELHPETLALLALAKTIHAESRGAFDITVRPLTKLWAIEKNRETVPAEREIARARKLVDSRKLVCDAKHARAFLKRSGQAVDLGGIAKGYAADEVKRILSENGVQNALINLGGNIAAVGTRPDGSPWHIGIQNPAAARGTYIAVLSIADCSVVTSGSNERFFIRDGVRYHHILDPRTGWPVQNGLLSVTVVCRRSVIADALSTALFAGGMRYLPLLRQYDAEAVIATERGELYATPGLSGRLEIVSDQTEKRSQRHA